A stretch of Halostagnicola kamekurae DNA encodes these proteins:
- a CDS encoding alpha/beta fold hydrolase — translation MVTTQSIEGPEIAYERHGDGQPLIFLHGGMAPRQYWNPILPHFEEYGAVIPQRPGFGTCLDNPAKTSADEVLGREVQYVRALADAVDGDPILFGHSYGALTAVEAAADAAVEAVLAYEPAVLPDSYRKEADLADRMATLIEDGERREAVKRYIEQVLHPDGIDDLDAWLAEWPVWPDCVKLAEEVVRMNRAVEQYQLPAVLDVQAPVLVMTGTGGPDFLRESARGVHETLPHSRLVEFDSVSHSGPSEAPERISAEAEAFLNV, via the coding sequence ATGGTGACAACACAGTCTATAGAAGGCCCCGAGATAGCGTATGAACGACATGGTGACGGACAGCCACTGATCTTCCTCCACGGCGGGATGGCCCCCCGCCAGTACTGGAATCCGATTCTGCCTCACTTTGAGGAGTATGGGGCTGTGATCCCGCAGCGACCGGGATTCGGCACCTGCCTTGATAACCCAGCAAAGACGAGCGCTGACGAGGTACTGGGCCGTGAGGTACAGTACGTGCGGGCGCTCGCCGATGCCGTTGACGGCGATCCGATCCTGTTCGGCCACTCTTACGGCGCGCTGACGGCAGTTGAGGCCGCGGCGGATGCAGCAGTCGAAGCAGTCCTCGCGTACGAACCGGCGGTCCTCCCCGATAGCTACCGAAAGGAGGCCGATCTCGCTGACCGGATGGCGACGCTCATAGAGGACGGTGAGCGACGAGAGGCAGTGAAACGCTACATCGAACAGGTCCTCCACCCCGACGGGATCGACGACCTCGATGCGTGGTTGGCCGAGTGGCCGGTCTGGCCGGACTGCGTGAAGCTCGCCGAAGAGGTCGTCCGGATGAATCGTGCCGTCGAACAGTACCAGCTACCTGCTGTTCTCGATGTCCAAGCGCCGGTCCTCGTGATGACGGGCACTGGCGGACCAGATTTCCTCCGCGAGAGCGCTCGCGGCGTTCACGAGACGCTACCGCACAGCCGCCTTGTCGAATTCGATAGTGTCAGTCACAGCGGTCCAAGCGAAGCACCGGAACGGATTTCAGCAGAAGCGGAGGCATTTCTTAATGTCTGA
- a CDS encoding cytochrome P450: MSSDVTYPPGPRGLPVIGNTVDLSRDIFAFFEELRDEHGRVASYEVFGTDACMIAHPDAVQQVLLDDHDAFEKGEVLTRNLADAMGEGLFVTGGEQWQNQRTQVQPAFYRNRLNTYVPEMRTTAEETVEQWRDGMVVDVNHWMTKTTMDVLGRTLFGVDVTENPVVSEASDAILARFDTSRFWSFLPDRLPTPTNRRYRRKLDDLQTFVDELAQQRRQHPPENRGDDLLSILVGFLEASELTQEELRDNMVTFLFAGHETTALGLTYTLLCLAQHPEEQAALREEIDTVCGEAVAAEDLPELEQTERVIDEALRLYPPVYMFFREATRDVELEGYHIPEGTTLVLPQWAVHRDPAWWDDPKAFCPDRFAGDTDHPEYAHFPFGGGPRHCIGMRFARMEMKTVLATILSEYTFELASKPNPDLVASTNLKPGEPIEIELHERDDTEEVVQ; encoded by the coding sequence ATGAGCTCGGATGTGACCTACCCACCCGGTCCGCGTGGACTCCCAGTTATCGGCAACACCGTCGATCTGAGCAGAGACATCTTCGCGTTTTTCGAAGAGCTACGCGACGAGCACGGTCGCGTCGCAAGTTACGAAGTGTTTGGGACGGACGCGTGCATGATTGCCCATCCTGATGCCGTCCAGCAGGTGCTCCTCGACGATCACGACGCATTCGAGAAAGGCGAGGTGTTGACGCGAAACCTCGCCGACGCAATGGGCGAAGGACTGTTCGTGACTGGTGGCGAACAGTGGCAGAACCAACGGACACAGGTTCAACCAGCCTTCTACCGGAACAGGTTGAACACGTACGTCCCCGAAATGCGTACCACTGCGGAAGAGACGGTTGAACAGTGGCGTGACGGGATGGTTGTTGACGTGAACCACTGGATGACCAAGACGACGATGGACGTGCTTGGCCGGACGCTGTTCGGTGTTGACGTGACCGAGAACCCGGTTGTCTCGGAGGCATCGGACGCAATCCTCGCCCGGTTCGATACGAGCCGGTTCTGGTCCTTCCTCCCGGACCGCCTTCCGACACCAACGAATCGACGATACAGACGGAAACTCGACGACCTCCAGACCTTTGTTGATGAACTGGCTCAACAGCGTCGTCAGCACCCGCCCGAGAACCGCGGTGATGATCTGCTATCAATCCTCGTGGGGTTCCTCGAAGCGAGCGAACTGACACAGGAAGAACTCCGTGACAATATGGTCACGTTCCTCTTTGCCGGACACGAGACGACGGCGCTCGGACTGACGTACACGTTACTCTGTCTTGCCCAGCACCCAGAGGAGCAAGCTGCCCTCCGAGAAGAAATCGACACCGTCTGTGGTGAAGCGGTGGCCGCCGAGGACCTCCCGGAACTCGAACAGACTGAACGAGTCATCGACGAGGCACTGCGCCTCTACCCGCCAGTGTATATGTTCTTCCGTGAAGCGACGAGGGACGTGGAACTGGAGGGGTACCACATTCCAGAAGGTACGACCCTCGTCTTGCCGCAGTGGGCTGTCCACCGTGACCCAGCGTGGTGGGACGATCCAAAGGCGTTCTGTCCGGATCGGTTCGCGGGCGACACCGATCACCCGGAGTACGCGCATTTCCCATTCGGTGGTGGCCCTCGGCACTGCATCGGCATGCGATTCGCGCGTATGGAAATGAAGACCGTTCTCGCAACGATTCTCAGCGAGTATACGTTCGAACTCGCCTCGAAGCCGAATCCCGACCTGGTCGCCAGTACAAACCTTAAGCCCGGTGAGCCAATCGAGATTGAACTCCACGAACGTGACGACACCGAGGAAGTAGTCCAATGA
- a CDS encoding winged helix-turn-helix domain-containing protein, with product MTEDRSATDIFRLLADDTRVDILRAVAVAQYELEGVGSGAAELAFSEIYDHVDVENTSKLSYHLGELTGAYLRKSDDGYSLSHAGERIVRFILSGNYEQPESFGPEPVDGMCVFCGEGALEAKLSHQFFRIDCTACEQQVTGQPITPAQVRTRDGESLVQSVKLRSAEDARQIRRGMCPECGAQLSADVVAVPESPLPDADSFVVTSTCEECLREYNSPLTYSVVYHPASIAFHWDRGVDVTARGIWEFHEHVYEGRWTSEQTASDPEEYKVVLRYGDDAVRLYLDSAAMVVRTERVRGESGEFRQS from the coding sequence ATGACAGAGGATCGTTCGGCTACGGATATTTTTCGCCTTCTCGCTGACGACACACGGGTTGATATTCTTCGCGCTGTCGCTGTTGCACAGTATGAGCTCGAAGGGGTCGGGTCAGGGGCTGCTGAACTTGCCTTTTCCGAGATTTACGACCACGTTGATGTGGAGAACACGTCCAAGCTGTCGTACCACCTCGGAGAACTAACAGGGGCCTATCTCCGGAAAAGCGACGATGGGTACTCGCTTTCACACGCTGGTGAGCGCATCGTTCGATTCATCCTGTCAGGAAATTACGAGCAACCGGAGTCGTTCGGGCCTGAACCGGTCGATGGAATGTGCGTCTTCTGTGGCGAGGGGGCGCTGGAAGCGAAGCTCTCGCATCAGTTTTTCCGCATCGACTGTACGGCCTGTGAGCAACAGGTTACGGGGCAACCGATCACGCCCGCACAGGTCAGGACGCGGGACGGCGAGTCGCTCGTGCAGAGCGTCAAGTTACGCAGTGCGGAGGATGCCAGGCAGATCCGGCGGGGGATGTGTCCGGAGTGCGGAGCGCAGCTGTCTGCCGACGTAGTTGCGGTGCCCGAAAGTCCGTTGCCTGATGCTGATTCGTTCGTGGTGACGAGTACTTGTGAGGAGTGTCTCCGGGAGTACAACAGCCCGTTGACCTACAGCGTCGTCTACCACCCGGCGTCGATTGCCTTCCATTGGGATCGTGGAGTCGATGTGACGGCGCGGGGTATCTGGGAGTTTCACGAACACGTCTATGAAGGCCGCTGGACGTCTGAACAGACGGCGTCTGATCCTGAGGAGTACAAAGTCGTATTGCGCTATGGGGACGATGCAGTTCGACTCTATCTTGATTCGGCTGCGATGGTGGTGCGGACGGAGCGCGTGCGAGGCGAGAGCGGTGAGTTTCGACAATCCTGA
- a CDS encoding serine hydrolase domain-containing protein: MTRPRLSTTDDGTDRATRRSFLAGLGSVGFVAIGTATGRTSAATDSQSIDSQPGEGPFTDADELEAFVDDVMAERIGTMTPGATVAIVSGDAPILTKGYGAADVDTDVPVRADETVFRVGSVGKLLTYTAVMQGVEQGVLDLDTDVNSYLGDSAVTVSATYDDPVTLRHLGTHTAGFESTLDPDIVADPDALDSLEALLTDQQPSRIRPPGELVGYSNYGAALAGHVVAKANDTTFEEYVQSELFEPLDMTHSTFAQPVPDDQPGDIAAPHVRDGESFLVADDVYINMRPAGSLSATSTDMATFMRAHLDDGAVGDRRVLDADTAKAMHSRHHVRHPAVTNWRYGFHEYGDPDANLIGHSGATVNFTSYLLLAPDHDVGIFVAFNSNPIEGPKAVVDEIVAEYELQQAPTTPTPTSRSGGQERAETVAGEYSLTYLPQSGPLQVVDLLEHLTVEPAANGRLRTTTLEGDARQWVETEPYVYEEVGGHDVLAFEVTDGEVDVLNINSEPTGVYQPVPFHERQLLTGGVLGTALSGFGLSLVGWGGHSAWRQWKQYRTDEGSDMEDSE; the protein is encoded by the coding sequence ATGACACGACCACGACTCTCCACAACGGACGATGGCACGGATAGAGCCACGAGACGGTCGTTCCTCGCTGGTCTCGGCAGCGTTGGATTCGTCGCTATCGGAACCGCAACCGGTCGAACGAGCGCCGCGACAGACTCTCAGAGCATCGACTCACAGCCAGGCGAGGGCCCATTCACGGACGCGGACGAACTCGAAGCATTCGTCGATGATGTGATGGCCGAACGGATCGGGACGATGACTCCCGGAGCTACTGTCGCCATCGTCTCGGGAGACGCACCCATTCTCACAAAAGGATACGGCGCTGCCGACGTTGATACTGATGTTCCGGTTCGAGCCGACGAGACGGTGTTTAGAGTCGGGTCAGTCGGCAAGCTCCTGACTTACACCGCCGTCATGCAGGGTGTCGAACAGGGCGTCCTTGACCTCGACACCGACGTCAACTCGTATCTCGGCGACTCTGCTGTCACAGTTTCGGCTACGTACGACGATCCGGTGACGCTCCGGCATCTCGGCACTCACACCGCCGGATTCGAATCCACGCTCGATCCCGACATTGTCGCCGACCCAGATGCTCTCGACTCGTTGGAGGCGTTACTCACCGACCAGCAGCCTTCGCGCATCCGCCCGCCTGGTGAGCTTGTCGGATACTCCAACTACGGTGCAGCGCTCGCCGGCCACGTCGTCGCCAAAGCCAACGACACGACGTTCGAGGAGTACGTTCAGTCGGAACTCTTCGAGCCGCTCGATATGACGCACAGCACATTCGCCCAGCCAGTTCCGGACGACCAGCCTGGCGACATCGCTGCACCACACGTCCGCGACGGTGAGTCGTTCCTGGTCGCCGACGACGTATACATCAATATGCGTCCTGCGGGCTCGCTGAGCGCGACATCAACGGATATGGCCACATTCATGCGTGCACACCTCGACGACGGCGCAGTCGGCGACAGACGGGTCCTTGACGCGGACACCGCCAAGGCGATGCACAGCCGCCACCACGTCCGTCACCCGGCAGTCACGAATTGGCGGTACGGGTTCCATGAGTACGGTGACCCCGACGCCAACCTCATCGGCCACTCGGGTGCGACGGTCAACTTCACGAGCTATCTACTGCTCGCCCCAGACCACGATGTCGGAATCTTCGTCGCCTTCAACAGCAACCCGATTGAGGGTCCGAAAGCGGTCGTTGATGAGATCGTCGCGGAGTACGAACTCCAGCAAGCACCGACTACACCGACACCAACTTCGAGATCGGGCGGTCAGGAGCGCGCCGAAACCGTTGCCGGCGAGTACAGTCTCACGTATCTTCCGCAGAGCGGGCCGCTACAAGTCGTCGATCTGCTCGAACACCTGACCGTCGAGCCCGCAGCCAACGGCCGCCTGCGCACGACAACTCTCGAAGGAGACGCCCGACAGTGGGTTGAGACTGAACCGTACGTGTACGAGGAGGTTGGCGGTCACGATGTCCTCGCCTTCGAGGTCACAGATGGCGAGGTAGACGTACTGAACATAAACAGCGAACCGACCGGCGTCTACCAGCCCGTTCCGTTCCACGAACGCCAACTCCTCACCGGAGGTGTTCTCGGGACGGCACTATCGGGCTTCGGTCTCTCGCTCGTCGGCTGGGGCGGACACAGCGCTTGGCGGCAGTGGAAGCAGTATCGCACCGACGAGGGATCCGACATGGAGGACTCCGAATGA
- a CDS encoding alpha/beta fold hydrolase, protein MQTVTSADGTSIAFERHGEGPPLILLHGGSAPQYWKPVVPRFAEDYTVIIPHRRGVGESGDSEEYSLARGVEDIRAVIDAVDETPILFGHSFGGLLAVETARTAPVEKLVAYEPAVLVGEYRQQADLASQMQARIDDGDRRQAMKFYIREVMHGGDIDDLDEWLAEWPPWPDIVALTENIARITRAIEQYRLPDSLDIDAPALLLTGTEGPPHLRDGIRAVDEALSDSRFVEFEGVGHGGPTEALDRVIAEVRAFIDGKEAPAPEGSD, encoded by the coding sequence ATGCAGACGGTCACGTCAGCAGATGGCACCAGTATCGCGTTCGAACGACACGGAGAGGGACCGCCGTTAATCCTCCTTCACGGTGGATCCGCACCTCAGTATTGGAAGCCGGTGGTTCCTCGGTTCGCCGAAGACTATACCGTCATCATTCCCCATCGACGCGGTGTTGGGGAAAGCGGCGACTCTGAGGAGTACAGCCTTGCCCGCGGAGTTGAGGATATCCGTGCGGTCATCGATGCAGTGGACGAAACCCCGATTCTATTCGGGCACTCGTTCGGCGGTCTCTTGGCGGTCGAGACCGCCCGAACTGCACCAGTCGAGAAACTCGTCGCGTACGAACCGGCCGTTCTCGTCGGTGAGTATAGACAACAAGCCGATCTCGCGTCACAGATGCAGGCGCGAATCGATGACGGGGACCGCCGACAGGCAATGAAGTTCTACATCCGCGAAGTTATGCACGGTGGCGACATCGATGATCTCGACGAGTGGCTCGCAGAGTGGCCGCCGTGGCCAGACATCGTCGCTCTGACCGAAAACATCGCGCGGATCACCCGCGCCATCGAACAGTACCGCCTCCCCGACTCGCTAGACATCGACGCACCAGCACTCCTACTGACCGGAACCGAGGGCCCGCCCCACCTTCGAGACGGCATCCGTGCAGTTGACGAAGCCCTCTCGGACAGCCGGTTCGTCGAGTTCGAAGGCGTCGGTCACGGCGGGCCGACAGAAGCCCTTGATCGCGTCATAGCCGAGGTTCGCGCCTTCATCGACGGTAAGGAGGCACCCGCTCCGGAGGGTAGCGACTAA
- a CDS encoding helix-turn-helix domain-containing protein, producing MRLVAEFKICCDALPLVEVAATVPEATLILELQFNHGERPLFLVTVTDGSDQVVANAFSDAYDVGEWTLVGEAGDTRRYQVMPALSFEEQLGGQINDLAGLEALATADAIIEQIEVLPDGWRQTGWFADREAFNEFSAFWQQNADFRLYRLTRDGESKPPGDGLTNHQQEALRTAYEMGHFDIPRRASLEEVATELDISASSLSERLRRAETQLIEETVATTWPPLPD from the coding sequence ATGAGGCTTGTCGCTGAATTCAAGATCTGCTGCGACGCGCTTCCGCTCGTCGAGGTAGCAGCGACAGTGCCCGAGGCGACGCTGATCCTTGAACTGCAGTTCAACCACGGGGAACGACCCCTGTTTCTCGTCACCGTGACAGACGGTTCCGACCAAGTGGTTGCGAACGCGTTTTCCGACGCCTATGATGTCGGTGAATGGACGCTCGTCGGAGAGGCCGGTGACACGCGTCGTTACCAAGTGATGCCAGCACTCAGCTTCGAGGAACAACTCGGCGGTCAGATAAACGACCTTGCGGGCCTTGAGGCGCTCGCCACGGCGGACGCGATCATCGAGCAGATCGAGGTATTACCGGACGGCTGGCGACAAACCGGGTGGTTTGCCGACCGAGAAGCGTTCAACGAGTTCTCGGCGTTCTGGCAACAGAACGCCGATTTCAGATTGTATCGTCTCACTCGTGATGGGGAGTCTAAACCACCTGGCGATGGGTTAACCAATCATCAGCAGGAGGCGCTCCGGACGGCGTACGAGATGGGTCATTTCGACATCCCGCGACGGGCGTCACTAGAAGAAGTCGCTACAGAGCTGGATATCTCTGCCTCATCGCTCTCTGAGCGGTTGCGTCGCGCGGAGACGCAACTCATCGAGGAGACGGTGGCGACGACGTGGCCGCCTCTCCCCGATTGA
- a CDS encoding carboxymuconolactone decarboxylase family protein, protein MARLDPVDPDEVPAEKRSLLETASDAAGSDDHSLSGGRLNVYRTLAHNLALLEGFRDYLSTLWHQSGLTPHERELVILTTAARTDSAYEWHQHVRIALDEGVPVEDILAVSRGRHDALEANHSVLVEYVEQFVEGTVDDTTHAQLTDHYSDEVVLGIGALAGNYLGLARVLEALEVEPESPFVGWDLENL, encoded by the coding sequence ATGGCGCGACTCGATCCCGTCGACCCCGACGAGGTGCCGGCCGAGAAACGATCGCTGCTCGAGACCGCCTCGGACGCAGCCGGCAGCGACGACCACTCGCTCTCGGGCGGACGACTGAACGTCTATCGAACGCTGGCACACAATCTCGCCCTCCTCGAGGGCTTTCGCGACTACCTCTCGACCCTTTGGCACCAGAGCGGGCTAACTCCACACGAGCGAGAGCTCGTCATCCTGACGACCGCGGCACGAACTGACTCGGCCTACGAGTGGCACCAACACGTCCGGATCGCTCTCGACGAAGGCGTCCCGGTCGAAGATATCCTCGCCGTCTCACGCGGTCGCCACGACGCACTCGAGGCGAATCACAGCGTTCTGGTCGAGTACGTCGAGCAGTTCGTCGAGGGGACCGTCGACGACACGACTCACGCACAGCTAACCGATCACTATTCCGACGAGGTCGTCCTCGGCATCGGCGCGCTCGCAGGCAATTATCTCGGCCTCGCACGCGTCCTCGAGGCGCTCGAAGTCGAACCCGAGTCCCCGTTCGTCGGCTGGGACCTCGAGAACCTGTAG
- a CDS encoding CPBP family intramembrane glutamic endopeptidase yields MTENRLAFQGGWRTVVGFAVAFALVTAIWVPLNSAVTNLSAWATLATDLGKFAVILGCVWILLQIDGTRFTALGLSRRHLFTALAAFSGIWVAMNVLGIGLAVATGNDWAVSMIWHLPDEHPAIQQYGPLPATWLVFILLNFLVIGLVEEVAFRGHFQSKMIALLGDDTRLHIALGIGATTIAFGAMHTPSAIVAGRSLGGVVSAALAPTLTAVLFGVFYELTHNVYFVALLHGFGNTWPIVVEWTNWSGNALIAFWIGTTCIYLGVTLAYRYWMNDYDSGKTIKRNGASSPTPGE; encoded by the coding sequence ATGACCGAGAACAGGCTCGCGTTTCAGGGTGGGTGGCGGACAGTGGTCGGATTCGCTGTGGCGTTCGCCCTCGTGACTGCGATCTGGGTCCCACTGAATTCGGCGGTTACTAATCTGTCGGCGTGGGCTACGTTGGCGACTGACCTCGGCAAATTCGCTGTGATCCTCGGATGCGTCTGGATACTCCTACAGATTGACGGGACTCGATTTACCGCATTAGGTCTCTCACGCCGGCATCTCTTCACCGCACTCGCTGCGTTTAGCGGGATCTGGGTGGCGATGAATGTGCTTGGAATCGGACTTGCCGTCGCTACCGGGAATGACTGGGCTGTAAGTATGATCTGGCATCTCCCCGACGAACACCCCGCAATCCAGCAGTATGGGCCCCTGCCGGCGACGTGGTTGGTATTCATTCTGCTCAACTTCCTCGTCATCGGACTCGTCGAGGAAGTCGCGTTCCGGGGGCACTTCCAGTCGAAGATGATCGCCTTGCTCGGCGACGACACTCGGTTGCACATTGCTCTCGGGATCGGTGCGACGACCATCGCGTTCGGCGCGATGCACACCCCCTCAGCGATAGTTGCCGGGAGGTCACTCGGCGGAGTCGTCAGTGCAGCGCTTGCTCCCACCCTCACCGCGGTTCTTTTTGGGGTCTTCTACGAATTGACTCACAACGTCTACTTCGTTGCGCTGTTGCACGGCTTCGGCAACACTTGGCCAATTGTGGTTGAGTGGACGAACTGGTCGGGGAATGCGCTCATCGCCTTCTGGATCGGCACTACCTGTATCTACCTCGGCGTGACGCTCGCATACCGGTATTGGATGAATGATTACGATTCGGGAAAGACGATCAAAAGAAATGGTGCCTCCAGTCCAACACCGGGTGAGTAG
- a CDS encoding CPBP family intramembrane glutamic endopeptidase, giving the protein MSSLRSLVWGQQHGRVRAIWRVLIPVLAGFLALRLTGVAALTFDLNRGEMMVVAFGGTTLVMLGVIGISARYLDHRPLREYGYRLSGDCWRKFVVGTGLGVLIVAMTVVIAHSTDSLRVTSGTLVPDAALFGWLLVFFAGFVGVAFYEEFIYRGSFITNAVEGLTARDISRPVATGVALVASTLAFALIHLPGAIVADANVGLVVVKTGLLGGLFGVAYLRTEELALPMGLHLGVNYALMNIFGIGAAETPGVPSLLTVEHTATGLWSASRGIPLFVAILAGYVIVLLWTRWRNRGRTAQQRNHLTHSPSD; this is encoded by the coding sequence ATGTCCAGCCTTCGGTCGCTCGTCTGGGGCCAGCAACACGGCCGCGTCCGCGCCATCTGGCGGGTACTCATTCCCGTCCTTGCTGGCTTCCTCGCGTTACGCCTCACAGGCGTAGCCGCGCTCACGTTCGACCTGAACCGCGGTGAAATGATGGTGGTTGCATTCGGCGGGACCACCCTCGTGATGCTGGGCGTCATCGGTATCTCTGCGCGGTATCTCGACCACCGTCCACTCCGCGAGTACGGCTATCGTTTGTCCGGTGACTGTTGGCGGAAGTTCGTCGTCGGCACCGGACTCGGAGTCCTCATAGTTGCGATGACTGTCGTCATCGCGCACTCCACCGATTCCCTGCGAGTGACCAGCGGGACACTCGTCCCGGACGCGGCACTATTTGGGTGGCTGCTCGTCTTCTTCGCCGGGTTCGTCGGCGTCGCGTTCTACGAGGAGTTTATCTACCGCGGCTCGTTCATCACGAACGCGGTCGAGGGGCTCACAGCCCGCGATATCAGTCGCCCCGTCGCAACCGGCGTCGCCTTGGTCGCAAGCACACTCGCGTTCGCACTTATCCACCTTCCTGGGGCAATCGTCGCGGACGCCAACGTCGGACTTGTCGTCGTGAAGACCGGACTACTCGGTGGCCTGTTCGGCGTTGCGTACCTCCGTACCGAGGAGCTTGCGCTCCCGATGGGCCTGCATCTCGGTGTGAATTACGCGCTTATGAACATCTTCGGCATCGGTGCCGCAGAAACCCCCGGCGTCCCGAGCTTGCTCACAGTCGAACACACCGCGACAGGTCTGTGGAGCGCATCTCGCGGTATTCCGCTCTTCGTAGCGATCCTCGCCGGATACGTAATCGTACTCCTGTGGACACGCTGGCGAAACCGCGGCCGTACCGCCCAGCAACGCAACCACCTCACTCACAGCCCTTCCGACTAA
- a CDS encoding class I SAM-dependent methyltransferase, with protein sequence MQSSNSHDATGQQHRTHNENIDQQQSARRRSKSADEIADAYADVADKLARWRRLDRLFAGRYRRRQFEHANGRVLDVACGTGRNFRYLPSSSEVVGIDISAEMLAHARSELDRLELDGAVHQMDAQALDFPDDSFDTVISSFSTCTFPNPIAALHEMERVCTPDGEILLLEHRRSDAAPLAWLQDWRAESHYEKNGCRLNHEPLETVEQAGLPVENATTAFLGLVTTIDATPR encoded by the coding sequence GTGCAATCGAGCAATTCCCACGACGCGACAGGCCAGCAGCATCGAACACACAACGAGAATATCGACCAACAGCAATCAGCACGAAGGCGCTCGAAATCGGCCGACGAGATTGCCGACGCGTATGCAGATGTCGCCGACAAACTCGCACGGTGGCGACGGCTCGACCGGCTCTTTGCCGGTCGGTATCGTCGCCGCCAGTTCGAGCACGCGAACGGCCGAGTGCTGGATGTCGCCTGTGGTACCGGGCGGAATTTCCGCTACCTTCCATCGTCGAGCGAAGTCGTCGGCATCGACATCAGCGCCGAGATGCTCGCCCACGCCCGCAGTGAGCTCGACAGGCTCGAACTGGACGGGGCTGTCCATCAGATGGACGCCCAGGCACTCGACTTCCCCGACGACAGCTTCGATACCGTCATCTCGTCGTTCTCCACGTGCACATTCCCCAACCCGATTGCCGCGCTCCACGAGATGGAACGAGTCTGCACCCCCGACGGCGAGATCCTGCTGCTCGAACACAGACGCAGCGACGCCGCTCCACTTGCCTGGCTCCAGGACTGGCGCGCCGAGTCCCACTACGAGAAGAACGGCTGCCGGCTGAACCACGAGCCGCTGGAAACCGTCGAACAAGCCGGGCTCCCGGTCGAGAACGCAACGACAGCGTTCCTTGGTCTCGTCACCACCATCGACGCCACCCCCAGGTGA
- a CDS encoding helix-turn-helix domain-containing protein, which produces MRYLQLQIRFPPEARHPMHQFLVEQDSIQRAHLRHWNFSNPEYVTTLLHVVGNIEKGHKEYLVALDGVETIQEYDVTPVNDRSFYVYIRESAHGFASRLRALLTDTELLIVPPIEYGTDGEMLFEIAGEQEALQGLVANLPEHLSVSVNRLGEYDAYRESQVTALTDRQEEVLDVARDLGYYEIPRQASVREVADEVGCSKSTAADHLRKAEARLVSLYEDRSTTK; this is translated from the coding sequence ATGCGATACCTCCAGTTACAGATTCGCTTCCCGCCCGAGGCGCGACACCCGATGCACCAGTTTCTCGTCGAACAAGACTCGATTCAACGAGCGCACCTACGGCACTGGAACTTCTCGAATCCCGAGTATGTCACCACCTTGCTCCACGTCGTCGGAAACATTGAGAAGGGACATAAGGAGTACCTCGTGGCTCTCGATGGCGTCGAAACCATCCAAGAGTACGACGTGACGCCAGTCAATGACCGCAGTTTCTACGTCTACATTCGAGAGTCTGCACATGGGTTCGCCAGTCGCCTACGTGCTCTCCTCACCGATACTGAACTGCTCATCGTTCCACCAATCGAATACGGCACCGATGGTGAGATGCTCTTCGAGATCGCTGGCGAACAAGAGGCCCTCCAGGGGTTGGTCGCAAATCTCCCCGAACATCTCTCTGTGTCGGTCAACCGCCTCGGGGAATACGACGCGTACAGGGAGTCACAAGTCACAGCGTTGACCGACCGACAAGAAGAGGTGCTTGACGTTGCACGGGACCTCGGGTACTACGAAATCCCGCGCCAAGCGAGCGTTCGAGAAGTTGCCGATGAGGTAGGTTGTTCGAAAAGTACCGCCGCAGACCATCTGCGAAAAGCAGAGGCGCGGCTTGTATCGCTCTACGAAGATCGTTCAACTACGAAATGA